One genomic region from Diabrotica undecimpunctata isolate CICGRU chromosome 9, icDiaUnde3, whole genome shotgun sequence encodes:
- the LOC140450027 gene encoding uncharacterized protein, whose amino-acid sequence MINLLQTHHLTSVGTVRKNKRQIPTALLNTQGRAIHSSKFAFKEDITAVSYVPKKSKNVILFSTLHHDDTIIEETGERKIPEIIDFYNSTKGGVDTLDELSANYSVPRNSRRWTLTLFFSFLNTAGVNVQVIYKTKVKTDKLKRRIFLKELGVQLISEIRNQQRQNPSLRRPLRDNQQPEVHQLGPKRRRTSSRCSVCPRNKDKKTFYICM is encoded by the coding sequence ATGATCAATCTACTTCAGACTCATCATCTTACATCGGTTGGGACAGTTAGgaagaacaaaaggcaaattccAACAGCACTTCTGAACACACAAGGAAGAGCAATTCACAGTTCAAAATTTGCCTTCAAAGAAGATATAACGGCTGTGTCATATGTgccaaaaaagtcaaaaaatgtaatCCTCTTTTCTACATTGCATCACGATGATACTATAATTGAAGAAACTGGTGAAAGGAAAATACCTGAAATTATCGACTTTTACAATTCAACAAAAGGCGGTGTAGACACATTGGATGAGCTATCTGCTAATTACAGCGTACCAAGAAATAGTCGTCGTTGGACTTTGAcactatttttttcgtttttgaatACAGCTGGAGTGAATGTCcaagttatatataaaacaaaggTAAAAACCGATAAATTAAAAAGACGAATTTTTTTGAAAGAACTGGGTGTGCAACTGATTTCTGAAATTCGAAACCAACAAAGACAAAACCCTTCCTTGCGTCGACCACTACGTGATAATCAGCAACCAGAGGTACATCAGTTGGGACCTAAGCGACGTAGGACAAGCAGTAGATGTTCTGTTTGtccaagaaataaagataaaaagactTTTTACATATGCATGTGA